The SAR324 cluster bacterium genome segment ATAGTAGTTGATATCTCCCAATTGACTGGAAATCTGGTCATACTCCCAACCCTCAAAGGGCCTTCCCAGGTAGACTCCAATGATTTTTCCTAGAACACCTGCGTAGACTCGCTCCAAGTATTGATGATCCAAGGCATAGGGGAGTTTAGGTGAAGAATTTGATGACACAGGTGGACCCCGTTTGAATCAGGTTGTTTTAGAAGCGTTGGTTGAGAGACTGTTCCATAGCCTTCTCACACATTTAACAGCAGAAACTCCCGCTCCCAAGTACTGATCACCTGAAAGAAAGCTTCATACTCTGTACGTTTAACAGCAGAATAAATCTGGACGAATTTCTCGCCAAACAATTCCTTGGCAACTGGGTTGTCTTCGAAGAGAGCGACAGCCTCCGAGAGGCTACGTGGGAGACTGTAATCCCGATAGTAGGCACTGTCCGTTAGAGGTTCATCAGGCTGAAGACCCTGCCGAATTCCAAGATAGCCGCAACTCAGTGAGGCCGCCATCGCCAGGTACGGATTAGCATCAGCACCAGGCAGTCGATTCTCAACGCGCATGTCCGCTTGTTCTGCAAAGGGAACTCTCAGCCCCACCGTACGATTGTCTACACCCCAGTGTACGTTGATTGGCGCAGCCGTATTCGGGATGATCCGCCGGTAGGAATTCACGTTTGGACCAATCATCAGCATCATTTCAGGAAGATAGGTCTGCAGACCAGCAATGAAGGATAGAAACAGGGGAGTGTGATTCCCTTGCTCATCAGCAAATAGATTACGCTTGCTCTGTAGGTCGAACAGGCTTTGGTGCAGATGTAGGGCGCTACCGGGCAGATTAGCCATTGGCTTGGCCATGAAGGTCGCATAGACCTTATGCCGGAACGCGGTCTCGCGCATTGTTCTCTTGAACAGATAGACATGGTCTGCCAGGCGCAAGGGATTCCCATGGATAAAATTAATTTCCATTTGTGAGGGACCCATCTCGTGAGTCAACGCATCAATGTCTAGCTGCTGGGCTTCGCAGTAGTCATACATGTCTTCAAAGAGTGGATCGAATTCGTTGAGCGCATCAATCCCATAAAATTGACCGGTTGCTTCTGGCCGACCGGATCTCCCTACTGGAGGTGCTAGTGGATAATCAGGATCCTTGTTGATTTTTGTAAGGTAGAATTCCAACTCTGGTGCAATGGCGATCCCCCAATTCTCTTCCTCATAGAGTGCTAGGACTCTGCGCAACACATTGCGCGGGGAAATTTCAATAGCGCTACGGTCCATGTGCAAACAATCATGAATTACTTGGGCTGTAGGTTCCTGAGCCCAGGGTACGAGACAGATCGTGCTCGGGTCTGGCTGCAGATTCATGTCTCCATCTGCAGGATTAAGCGCTTCAATCTTCTTCTCATCCACCCAGTCGCCTGTTACCGTCTGCAGAAATAGGTTTTCTGGCAGACGAAGACCTTCCTTGCGCAAGAACTTGTCAGCCGGCATTATCTTTCCGCGGGCAA includes the following:
- a CDS encoding ADP-ribosylglycohydrolase family protein, giving the protein MSSNSSPKLPYALDHQYLERVYAGVLGKIIGVYLGRPFEGWEYDQISSQLGDINYY
- a CDS encoding glutamine synthetase family protein; translated protein: MNEWLQRHQITEVECLIPDLTGIARGKIMPADKFLRKEGLRLPENLFLQTVTGDWVDEKKIEALNPADGDMNLQPDPSTICLVPWAQEPTAQVIHDCLHMDRSAIEISPRNVLRRVLALYEEENWGIAIAPELEFYLTKINKDPDYPLAPPVGRSGRPEATGQFYGIDALNEFDPLFEDMYDYCEAQQLDIDALTHEMGPSQMEINFIHGNPLRLADHVYLFKRTMRETAFRHKVYATFMAKPMANLPGSALHLHQSLFDLQSKRNLFADEQGNHTPLFLSFIAGLQTYLPEMMLMIGPNVNSYRRIIPNTAAPINVHWGVDNRTVGLRVPFAEQADMRVENRLPGADANPYLAMAASLSCGYLGIRQGLQPDEPLTDSAYYRDYSLPRSLSEAVALFEDNPVAKELFGEKFVQIYSAVKRTEYEAFFQVISTWEREFLLLNV